The Emys orbicularis isolate rEmyOrb1 chromosome 21, rEmyOrb1.hap1, whole genome shotgun sequence genome has a segment encoding these proteins:
- the MRPS12 gene encoding small ribosomal subunit protein uS12m isoform X1 codes for MGTCIHGLWGFSELLMRRMSCRGFLRLLASPLRWSINAFPHAFVPGRWPLTQALGQLETRTMATLNQIHRKGKPKFPPPKLGPTFGNPQLKGVVLKTMIRKPKKPNSANRKCARVRLSNGKEVICFIPGEGHNLQEHSIVLVEGGRTQDLPGVKLKIVRGKYDCAHVQKKK; via the exons atg GGGACTTGTATTCATGGTCTCTGGGGCTTTAGTGAGCTTTTAATGCGGAGAATGTCGTGCAGGGGTTTCCTGAGGTTGCTGGCATCACCTTTGAGATGGA GTATCAATGCTTTCCCTCATGCCTTCGTACCAGGGAGATGGCCATTAACCCAAGCTCTGGGCCAGCTGGAAACCCGCACCATGGCAACCCTCAACCAGATACACCGTAAGGGCAAGCCAAAgtttcccccacccaaactcgGCCCCACCTTTGGCAACCCCCAGCTCAAGGGAGTGGTCCTCAAGACCATGATTCGCAAGCCCAAGAAGCCCAACTCTGCCAACAGAAAGTGCGCCCGGGTGCGGCTCAGCAACGGCAAGGAGGTGATCTGCTTCATTCCCGGAGAAGGTCACAATTTGCAGGAGCACAGCATTGTGCTGGTGGAAGGTGGAAGGACACAGGACTTGCCTGGGGTGAAGCTCAAAATAGTGCGTGGGAAATATGACTGCGCCCATGTTCAGAAGAAGAAATAA
- the MRPS12 gene encoding small ribosomal subunit protein uS12m isoform X2 translates to MRRMSCRGFLRLLASPLRWSINAFPHAFVPGRWPLTQALGQLETRTMATLNQIHRKGKPKFPPPKLGPTFGNPQLKGVVLKTMIRKPKKPNSANRKCARVRLSNGKEVICFIPGEGHNLQEHSIVLVEGGRTQDLPGVKLKIVRGKYDCAHVQKKK, encoded by the exons ATGCGGAGAATGTCGTGCAGGGGTTTCCTGAGGTTGCTGGCATCACCTTTGAGATGGA GTATCAATGCTTTCCCTCATGCCTTCGTACCAGGGAGATGGCCATTAACCCAAGCTCTGGGCCAGCTGGAAACCCGCACCATGGCAACCCTCAACCAGATACACCGTAAGGGCAAGCCAAAgtttcccccacccaaactcgGCCCCACCTTTGGCAACCCCCAGCTCAAGGGAGTGGTCCTCAAGACCATGATTCGCAAGCCCAAGAAGCCCAACTCTGCCAACAGAAAGTGCGCCCGGGTGCGGCTCAGCAACGGCAAGGAGGTGATCTGCTTCATTCCCGGAGAAGGTCACAATTTGCAGGAGCACAGCATTGTGCTGGTGGAAGGTGGAAGGACACAGGACTTGCCTGGGGTGAAGCTCAAAATAGTGCGTGGGAAATATGACTGCGCCCATGTTCAGAAGAAGAAATAA